The DNA window caccacccaccttggtgtcatctgcaaatttcaccagtttactgtattttattttatgatacGACACAGATGTTCACCCATACAATATGTCTGCAAAGTTTGGAAAAGATCCAACAAATgatttttgagttatcatgctGACAAGATGAAGTGTCTGAACTTTCCCTTTCATATTACTATGCATTGCGCTTCAATTTTGGGGCAATCTGTCACAAAATTTGAAGAGTTCCCGTTTGTCAGCCAGACAGTGTGCTTCGTCACTGTGCCTTCGCATTAACGAGAAAGTGTTGCAGCAACGGCAGTAGCGTAGCTGGTCCCAAAGCCATACAGTTCCATTCAAAAACTTGCACACGCCACgctgcctacaaaggagagtgatagtgtcacatcacatgaccacctgacctaaacacggCAGAAATAATTTTGGAGGAGTTTAATCGGAGAGTGAAAGAAAAGTCGGCGAAcgagtgctcagcatatacagtatatgggaactccttcaggacagcgggagaagcatcccaggaggccacctcatgaaactggcgtagaggagacagtagggtcagccagtccctggagcaattaagggccttgatcaaggacccaatggtgggatcactccgCCAACCCCACctagggatttgaaccagcaaccttctgagtcccactccacagagctgccctcccaacagattttttaaaatacttttttggtcagtgtataattccatatatgttatttataGTCTGTAATTACTCTAAAACATAGGGAAAAGTACAAATAAACCATTCAATGGTTAGGTGTGTCCAATcctttgactggtactgtatgtattccCCATCTTTATATTGTTAATATATCTTTATATTCTAAGTAAAATTTGACTTCATTATCATGCTTGCTCTTTAATAGCAGATAATtgtacatataaataaaacagtagCAAAACTCAAGaggatcatttttttttctttttgcagatGCAATTTATACAGTAAGACACTAACTAAAAGGCAGGGAAGAAACGCTGtatccccccctgcccccatttCAGTGACATACTCTTGTCCCAGTATACCTCGTTGAGACTTTTTGTTCTGAACACTTGCTGTTTTTAGCttttaaacaataaaatgtgACAAGGAATGAAAATTCCACCAGAGAGCAAGGTTCTACCTTAATTCTCAGCCCATATGTTTTAGAGTCGCAGCCAATAAATATGATTTAAATCAAATTTAGGAAATGTGCAGACATGACACGTTTGGGATATTCAGCTTTAGGAGAATTTTCATAATGAACAATGAGTAGCTTCTATGCCACCATGAATGAAGATGAAGCTACCTGAAATGTCTTTGTCTGGTTTGAGTTAAAAAATCCTCTCTAGTCAATCCTATTTTCAAACAATTTTTTTGAGTTATGACACTGTTCTGTGATATTATCAATATGAGGTCAATATCAGCTGCTCATACTTTTTCAGCCTAGTATTACTGAACCATTACTCATCTATAGTTCCATCTCCTATGACATGCACCCCATTTCcaaatataaaaagaaacacTAACCTGTAAAACCACTGGAAAATGCAATTGTTGATTACGTTAATTTATTGATCATCTTAGTCAAGGAAAATTGGTCTGTCTAAAATCTTGAGTGTCTATTGCATTTCTATCAAACAACATCTTTCTAAAATTATTCTCCTTGTTCTAGTCTTGAGATTACTTTATATGCTGTGGTAAAATGACCAAGCCAATTTACAGACAAGCCACCGAGCCGATAAATAATAGCATATCTCTCTATCCTACCTGTAAATGAGGATGTCATCTGCGGAGCTGTTGTACTGGATCTGGTACATTCGCAGGCCTGGGATGTGACTCTGGGGTGGCCAGTGGATGGTAGCAGAGGAGGAGCTAAGCTCGGAAACACGGACCAGTTGTTGGTCTGGCCAGGGATGGCTGCTGCTGGTGTTGGACTTGATAGAGGTAGGGATATCTGATGGGCCCAGCTCAGGTTGCAGTTTGGGGTCGAAGTGGGGTGAAGGATTGACCACTAACTCTACAGGGGTGGTGGCCTCACCCGCTGCATTGGAAGCAATGCAGGTGAAGATTCCGGAATCTTTCACGGTGGTGGCTAAAATGTCCAGGGAACCATTGTCATAGGAAATAGTTCGTGAGGTGTTGCCAATTAGCTTTCCTTCTGGGTTTACCCAGTGTATAGTGGGTTCTGGGTCACCCACTGACTTGCAACGTAAGCTTACCTCCTGGCCTGCCATGACAAACATTTTAGAAGTGTGTCGTGTGATCATGGGTGGTTCACAGACAAATTCCTCCTCTCTGATGGTCCAAAAATACTTTCCGGCCAGTTCACGGGGTGTAGCACATGTTTCTAGATCATCCTCACGTGTCAGTCGCCTGAGCCACACCAGCTCACAGTTGCAGTGCAGTGGGTTCCCACCAAAACTGAGCACCAGGGCTGTAAGTGGTGACCCCTTCATCTTCGCATACACAGGGATGCGCAGAAAGAGAGGGTCTGGTGGGATCTTCTTCAGTTTGTTGGATGTCATGTCTAGGCGGGCAAGCTTATGTAGATTGGAAAAGATTCCTTCAGGTACAAAGTCAATAAGGTTGTGATCAAAGCTGAGGGTGTTAACACTAACTAGCAAGCCAACTGTCTCCCAGGGTATGTGCACTAAGTTGTTATAAGAGAGGTCAAGGTCCTCCAAGGTCTCCAGAAAGTCCTGGAAGGCCCCCTCTGTAATGTGCTGTAGCTGGTTGTTGCTTAGGATTAGGTGGTGCAAGCTGACTAAACCCTGGAAGTGAGTATCATCTACGGCAGTTAGTCTGTTGCCATCCAGGTGTAGGGCATGGAGATCTTGTAAGTCAGAGAAGGCATAGGGTTTAATCTGGCTAATAGTGTTGCGTGACAGAGCTAGGTGTATGAGGCTGGACATATTAGCAAAGTCCCGGTGATGGAGCGTGGTGATGAAATTATCCATTAGCCGCAGCTCAGCCGTGCGTCGGTCAATGGAGGGAGGCACAAAAAGAAGGCCCGTCTTAGCACACAGAACAGTGTAGGAGGGTGGTAGGTTCTGGCATGTGCAGCGTTTGGGGCACAGCATGGTGGACATGGGCGCAGCCAGCAATGCCAGGTATAAGAACAGTATCTTCATGGCAGGGCACCTGTCAAAAGACAGAAATGTCGGTGAGATGTAAAGACCAACACACAAACTTACCTAGGCAATGAGGAGGACAGGAGGATCACTGATGCTTTGGAATTTGTTGACGACTATTACAAGAAGACTATTAAGAATACTGTAGACAGTCAGGTCTACACATACAATCCGTATTTTCATTTGAAGCACAAATGACCAGACTAAATCTTATTTTGGCGGCATTATGAATGTGGCCAATGCTTTGGAAAAAACATAATACTTGGAAAAGTCAAAGATATAGGAGTAGGAGGACAACCAGCGACGAGATGGATGAACTCAATCTTTACAGTAATGAACCTGCCTTTAGGAAGCCTGAAGAACCATAATAACGGTATATTGTCTTTATGGTACCTAGGAGTCCTCATTGACCAGATGgcatctacccatccatccatttcctgaacctgcttgtcctatttagggtcaGGGGGTTCTGCAGCCTCTCATGGATATTACGCCACATCGCAGAGATGGCAtctaatgataataataataataataataaccccCCAAGCAAAGCAATCAAGGAAAATCAAGACGGTATGTTCCGGAATATACAAAATTatgtacataaataaaataatgaattgtGCGTAGTGCAGATAATGTGCATGCTAATGTAACATAGTTAAGTGACTATTTTTGGTTTTATTCACTTAACTTATTTAATTCAAAACAATTATTCAGTAAATATTCCTACTGTGCTTCGTGCTTGGGTTAAGTAAATGCCATCTTGTCCAAAACTCACAGTTCAACCATGCTATGTCAATATCCAGTATTGTATACGGATAGGATCCACCCACAATCAATCTTCAGATCCAATAATTTGCACCAACATTCTCCAAAGTCCTGTCTCCAGCAAATGTACTTATGCATTTTCATCACTGTACAATTAAATAAATCTCAGACAGTTTTTAAAAGTCACGTATGAATACCATCTGTCTcaaaatatcatttttatatttgtcatgttctgcctgcctgccataTCACCTGACTGTCTCCTTCCTAGCGTGTCCCTAACAAGCCGCACCTGTTACTCGTTTgtctcccagctgcctcttgttagCTCCCATGTTAGTCTTGTATATacatgcttcccagtcctgtgtttcCTAGTCCACTCATTAATTTTGTGCTGCCTGTCAGCCAGTGTCCTTCCAATGACTAGCCCTCTCATTTTGATCCCTTACGGTTCCACTAAAGCCCCTTTTCCATTGCCCAAAGTGCCTGCCTTTGAGTCATTCATTCCTTTACGATATTTCATTAAGTTTGTCTGATGGATATGTAAACACTGAATTTTCTACCTACACAATGATGATAAAGAAAGTAAGTAAAGTTGGTGACCCTTTGTCTACCACTTAACCAGTTTAGTCTATGAAATTCTTTCTGTCCTTAATGTCTGCTTGGATGTTTCCTTTGATCTACAACTATAATAACTGCAAATGAAGGTACATGCATATTGCTCAGGAAAGTGAAAAATCTGTCTGAAATTGCACAGTTATTTGAAAACGGAAAATTACACTCATGAGATAAATGCAAGTAAATTAAATCTAAAGAAAAATATCAACATGGTTtcttaaatggaaaaaaatacattaaaacaaAGCACTGATAGCCCATtcaatgaaatatttttgtgaagTCCACACACAAAATCCCTAGGCACATTCCTACCTGCTTTAAATAGCATAGTCTGAACATGTGATGCTGTCAGTGACTGAGCTGTTTACTAGGGGAAAACAAGGTTTACAAAATAAAGTCCTGCTGTATTTGATTCAGCATCAgtctgaaaaaaacaaaaccatgtTAAATGGAAAATGGTTGAATTCACAAATTTAGGAGACTTTTTAGATATAAATCCTTCAATATGCTAATATGTTATGGGAAGTGTATAACCACAAAACCAATGGATGAATATTCTTGTGATTTAAGACTGATGTAAATAAGGGAAAAACTTCATATATATGTTGGCAATGGGTGGCCTCAAGcctcgggggggcggggggtttggatggcagtggttagcattgtgGCCTTACacttctgggaccagggttcaagtttCTGCTGTGGCTCCATATATTGCTCATAGTTTGTGTGTCATGTGATGGAATGGCATCCTATCCTGGGCCTACTTgtaccctatgctgcctgggataggctccgacTCCCCAAAAACCTGTAGGATAATTGGTTGGAAACTGGATGGAGACGTATCCATTTGCTTGATAAAGAATGTAGGAGTAAAGTTTATATCTTCTCATTAATAAAAATTGGTCAAATCTATTAAATATAAGTTACAGCATAAAACATAACGATACGCGTATAATACCAGTGGCAATTGACTTATTTGCAATTTATAGTTTTATGGTTTTGCTACAACACGATAAAGTAAATGAATGAGTTAAAACTAAAAccttttatttcttttgtttagtCCATAGCAGTAGTCCTCAACATGAGCAACATAAAACCAAGGTCTAGTGTGTCTGAAAAAAATCGTAGGTTCCCTCAACGATTACCAAAGTCAACAATCTGAATAGGGAATGTTACCTCTTTATTAACTAATTATTTAGCAATTTTCATAAATATTGTCAATATTGTATGGTTTTCTCCAGTTCTCCAAGGCCAAAATCTCTCAGGATTTGGTATTACAGTACTAAACAAATCACCTTTTATATTAATATCAGTAAACTTAAAAGTGTTTATGGGAATGCTGTCCGTATATCTTTTATAGAGAAATTGTAAATGGTCATTCATTAATTTTTACTGCATCGTGTGTCAGCGGAGAACCATTTCTTAAACCGTATTAATGCACATCAATGTAGCCTCACTCTGAGTGCAGATTACTTTTAATTATCTATCGATAGTCAAGGAAGATTCCAATATTCCAATACACAAGGTGTTACCAATAGCAGGTATTAAACCACAGAAGTGTATGACAAGAATACATCCGAATTGTTAGCGCTTAtaaaacaagaaagaaaaaaaactgctcaCCCCTGAGGAATTACATGACCCACAAGCAATGGTCTTTTCTGCATTAAAGAAAGTAACacgttaaaaatatttatttattagcaaAGGGCCAAGAATATAAGCAAGCAAATGAAGTCTAACCCTGCAGAGTTTCCTTAAGCAGATTGCAGTTGTGCGCGAACTAACAAGCCTGCCCCCCTCCTCTCCTGCTCTGCAGTTGCTGGGTTTCCTTGCAAATGTAGTGATTGGCTCTCAGCTCTCTACCTTAGACAACCAAGGACATATGCAGTTATATAACCCAGCACGGGAGGTATAGTGATGAACTAGG is part of the Paramormyrops kingsleyae isolate MSU_618 chromosome 17, PKINGS_0.4, whole genome shotgun sequence genome and encodes:
- the LOC111844034 gene encoding leucine-rich repeat and fibronectin type III domain-containing protein 1-like protein; translation: MKILFLYLALLAAPMSTMLCPKRCTCQNLPPSYTVLCAKTGLLFVPPSIDRRTAELRLMDNFITTLHHRDFANMSSLIHLALSRNTISQIKPYAFSDLQDLHALHLDGNRLTAVDDTHFQGLVSLHHLILSNNQLQHITEGAFQDFLETLEDLDLSYNNLVHIPWETVGLLVSVNTLSFDHNLIDFVPEGIFSNLHKLARLDMTSNKLKKIPPDPLFLRIPVYAKMKGSPLTALVLSFGGNPLHCNCELVWLRRLTREDDLETCATPRELAGKYFWTIREEEFVCEPPMITRHTSKMFVMAGQEVSLRCKSVGDPEPTIHWVNPEGKLIGNTSRTISYDNGSLDILATTVKDSGIFTCIASNAAGEATTPVELVVNPSPHFDPKLQPELGPSDIPTSIKSNTSSSHPWPDQQLVRVSELSSSSATIHWPPQSHIPGLRMYQIQYNSSADDILIYRMIPASHKLFLLSDLASARDYNLCVLAVYDDGITALTATRLVGCAAFTTEQEYRQCRSIHDQFLGGTMIIIIGGIIVASVLVFIFILLMKYKLHSNHHKQKAAKVSNVCLQTNGSRAGGFPPSSSSASSATKTPARTTSSSSERVPHDPLQTKEDYDCPVKGTTVVDMNLDYKTAAADDTVSQ